The following are from one region of the Candidatus Eisenbacteria bacterium genome:
- the infA gene encoding translation initiation factor IF-1, translating to MSKEEGIQVEGTVIEPLPNAMFRVELENGHKVLAHISGKMRMHFIRILPGDKVTVELSPYDLTRGRIVYRYK from the coding sequence ATGAGTAAGGAAGAGGGCATCCAGGTCGAAGGCACCGTGATCGAGCCGCTCCCGAACGCGATGTTCCGCGTGGAACTCGAGAATGGCCACAAGGTGCTCGCCCACATCTCGGGCAAGATGCGGATGCACTTCATCCGGATTCTTCCGGGCGACAAGGTCACGGTCGAGCTGTCGCCGTACGACCTGACGCGCGGCCGGATCGTCTATCGCTACAAGTAA
- the rpmJ gene encoding 50S ribosomal protein L36: MKVRASVKKICEHCKVVRRKGVIRVICKRNPRHKQRQG; the protein is encoded by the coding sequence ATGAAGGTTCGTGCGTCCGTTAAGAAGATCTGCGAGCACTGCAAAGTGGTGCGTCGCAAGGGCGTGATCCGCGTGATCTGCAAGCGCAATCCGCGGCACAAGCAGCGCCAGGGGTAA
- the rpsM gene encoding 30S ribosomal protein S13 — protein MARIAGVDLPAEKRIEVALTYIFGIGPTTAKRILAATGLEPSTRVKNLSDEDAGKLRALIEREYKVEGALRGEVAMNIKRLMDIGSYRGLRHRRGLPVHGQRTKTNARTRKGPKKTAGVTRAKVAKPAPKK, from the coding sequence GTGGCACGTATTGCAGGGGTCGACCTTCCCGCCGAGAAGCGCATCGAGGTCGCACTCACTTACATTTTTGGCATCGGCCCGACGACCGCGAAGCGCATTCTGGCGGCGACGGGACTGGAGCCCAGCACTCGCGTGAAGAACCTCTCGGACGAGGACGCGGGCAAGCTGCGCGCGCTCATCGAGCGCGAATACAAGGTCGAAGGCGCGCTGCGCGGCGAGGTCGCGATGAACATCAAGCGATTGATGGACATCGGTTCCTACCGCGGTTTGCGTCACCGCCGCGGCCTGCCCGTACACGGACAGCGCACCAAGACGAACGCGCGGACCCGCAAGGGACCGAAGAAGACGGCCGGAGTCACCAGGGCGAAGGTCGCCAAGCCGGCTCCTAA